A section of the Rhizobium sp. Pop5 genome encodes:
- a CDS encoding IS66 family transposase — translation MTRPEIELPDDVEALKAMVLAMAEKAARVDALEKQVDDLEARNADADERIERLTQILKAFDRARFGRRSEKLGASAIDDEQQAFVFEEIETGIAAIKAQVTKGSSNTDGKRAPRPRKGFAPHLERVEVVIEPEELPEHAGKQRILIGEDVSERLDVVAAKFRVIVTRRPKYAFKNEDGVIQAAAPPHIIEGGIPTEALLAQIAVSKYADGLPLYRQEAIYARDKVELDRKLMAQWMGKLGFELDILADYILNEIKKAERIFADETTLPTLAPGSGSAKTAWLWAYARDDRTFGGSGPPMVAYRFEDSRATECVARHLSGYHGILQVDGYGAYSKLVRKDGGNDGVVLAGCWSHSRRKFYELHVAKSSKVATETVERMAKLWEIEETVRGQSPEARVAARQKSSAVIVRDLFTLWQATLPRVSGKSKLAEALRYAISRRDIFERFLTDGRIEIDSNIVERAIRPQAITRKNSLFAGSDGGGRTWATIATLLQTAKMNTVDPQAWLTQTLERLANGWPSSEIDALMPWNYTA, via the coding sequence ATGACGCGACCCGAGATCGAGCTCCCGGATGATGTTGAGGCCCTAAAGGCCATGGTCCTTGCCATGGCCGAAAAGGCAGCCCGTGTCGATGCTTTGGAAAAGCAGGTCGATGACCTGGAGGCCCGCAATGCTGACGCCGACGAGCGTATCGAGAGGCTGACGCAGATCCTCAAGGCCTTCGATCGGGCTCGCTTCGGACGGCGCTCGGAAAAGCTCGGCGCATCGGCTATCGACGATGAGCAGCAAGCCTTTGTCTTCGAGGAGATCGAGACCGGCATAGCCGCGATTAAAGCCCAGGTCACGAAAGGCAGCTCGAATACGGATGGCAAACGCGCACCGCGGCCACGCAAGGGCTTTGCACCGCATCTTGAGCGCGTCGAGGTGGTGATTGAGCCGGAAGAGTTACCGGAACACGCGGGCAAGCAAAGAATCCTGATCGGAGAAGACGTCTCCGAACGGCTAGATGTCGTGGCGGCGAAGTTCCGTGTCATCGTCACGCGCCGTCCCAAATACGCTTTTAAGAACGAAGACGGCGTCATCCAGGCTGCGGCCCCGCCACACATCATTGAAGGCGGCATTCCAACAGAAGCACTTCTGGCGCAGATCGCCGTTTCCAAATATGCCGATGGTCTACCCCTCTATCGCCAGGAAGCGATCTACGCGCGGGACAAGGTCGAACTCGACCGCAAGCTCATGGCTCAATGGATGGGCAAGCTGGGGTTCGAGCTCGATATTCTTGCTGATTACATCCTGAACGAGATCAAGAAGGCAGAGCGGATCTTTGCCGACGAAACGACCTTGCCGACGCTTGCACCTGGATCCGGATCGGCAAAGACGGCGTGGCTATGGGCCTACGCGAGGGACGATCGGACCTTTGGAGGCAGCGGTCCGCCGATGGTGGCCTATCGCTTCGAGGACAGCCGAGCGACCGAATGCGTTGCGCGGCACCTCAGCGGCTATCACGGGATCCTGCAGGTCGATGGATACGGTGCCTACAGCAAACTGGTCCGCAAGGATGGAGGCAACGACGGCGTTGTCCTGGCTGGCTGCTGGTCACATAGCCGCCGGAAGTTCTATGAATTGCATGTTGCCAAGAGCTCGAAGGTCGCCACAGAGACGGTCGAGCGCATGGCAAAGCTTTGGGAGATCGAGGAAACCGTTCGAGGCCAAAGCCCTGAAGCTCGTGTCGCGGCGCGACAGAAGAGTTCGGCGGTGATCGTCCGTGACCTCTTCACACTTTGGCAGGCGACCCTTCCGCGGGTCTCGGGAAAATCCAAACTCGCCGAGGCTCTCCGGTATGCCATCTCGCGTCGAGACATCTTCGAGCGCTTTCTGACGGATGGGCGCATCGAGATTGACTCCAACATTGTTGAGCGGGCAATCAGGCCTCAAGCCATCACCAGAAAAAATAGCCTCTTCGCTGGTAGCGACGGCGGCGGCAGGACATGGGCGACGATCGCGACCCTGTTGCAAACGGCAAAAATGAATACCGTCGATCCTCAGGCTTGGCTGACCCAAACGCTTGAGCGTCTCGCAAACGGATGGCCCAGCAGCGAGATAGATGCCCTCATGCCATGGAACTACACGGCCTGA
- a CDS encoding RES family NAD+ phosphorylase, translated as MTLVCPKCFGDRAISRRIQEVRPQYPDEKCSFHPRNKGVPIRLVAAMVDDVFRYFYSFGEYPYAYSEQEGDSLVFCVGDITQAEDEEIARALADQLIEDDEYWPQNGEQSFYADDQNYVRHGFNRNHRNDNLWRNFRESVVYQQRFFNSNAKDLISELFSGVDAQRDHRRQSPVYEISPGSDLGIFYRARVLSDPKERARAREEPASVLGPPPKRLRKAGRMSPAGIACFYGAFDLETCVAELRPPVGSVVVYGKFELTRPIWVLDTTRFEAPMKPQSLFSKDYLRKVEQWAFMQRFMEDIAKPVSPTDEHLDYIPTQAVAEYLRVHHQFKRDGHQRKIDAIIYRSAQLPANRNIAILGEAAEVGNEPGLRPKRQRETLAGASLPDSMELFLTESRPGPPPAIQAIKSSVTSMRVESARYQTEDYFEITSDDVFPF; from the coding sequence ATGACGCTGGTTTGTCCGAAGTGTTTTGGTGATAGGGCGATCAGTCGGCGTATCCAGGAAGTAAGGCCGCAGTATCCCGACGAAAAATGCAGCTTTCACCCGCGAAACAAGGGAGTACCAATCCGCCTAGTCGCCGCGATGGTCGACGACGTATTCCGATATTTCTACAGCTTTGGAGAATATCCGTATGCCTATTCTGAACAGGAGGGAGACAGTCTAGTATTCTGCGTTGGAGACATTACGCAAGCAGAAGACGAGGAAATAGCTCGCGCTCTGGCCGATCAACTCATTGAAGACGACGAATATTGGCCCCAGAATGGCGAGCAGTCGTTTTACGCCGACGATCAGAACTACGTCCGCCACGGTTTCAACCGCAATCACCGCAACGATAACCTCTGGCGAAATTTTCGAGAAAGTGTCGTCTACCAGCAGCGCTTTTTCAATTCTAACGCCAAGGACCTAATTTCGGAGCTGTTCTCCGGTGTCGACGCACAACGAGATCACCGAAGGCAGTCTCCAGTTTATGAGATTTCTCCGGGCAGCGACTTGGGTATCTTCTATCGTGCCCGTGTTCTCAGTGATCCGAAAGAGCGCGCCCGCGCCCGAGAGGAGCCGGCATCGGTTCTGGGGCCTCCACCGAAGCGACTGCGCAAGGCGGGTCGAATGAGTCCCGCAGGCATCGCCTGCTTCTATGGAGCTTTCGATCTTGAGACCTGCGTTGCAGAGCTTCGCCCTCCAGTCGGCAGCGTCGTGGTCTATGGGAAGTTTGAATTGACTCGACCCATCTGGGTACTCGACACGACACGGTTTGAGGCGCCGATGAAACCACAGAGCCTGTTTTCGAAGGACTACCTACGCAAGGTCGAGCAGTGGGCGTTCATGCAGCGGTTTATGGAGGACATTGCTAAGCCGGTGTCCCCAACTGATGAACACCTAGACTATATTCCGACCCAAGCTGTGGCGGAGTACCTCAGGGTTCACCATCAATTCAAACGCGACGGCCATCAGCGCAAGATAGACGCCATAATTTACAGGTCGGCGCAGCTTCCAGCGAATAGAAACATAGCGATCCTCGGCGAAGCTGCCGAGGTTGGAAACGAACCAGGATTACGCCCGAAGCGGCAACGCGAGACTCTGGCGGGGGCAAGCCTTCCAGATTCCATGGAGCTTTTCCTGACCGAAAGCCGGCCAGGACCGCCTCCCGCAATCCAGGCAATCAAATCGTCGGTAACGTCAATGAGGGTCGAAAGCGCCCGATATCAGACTGAAGATTACTTTGAGATCACTTCCGACGATGTGTTCCCTTTCTGA
- the tnpB gene encoding IS66 family insertion sequence element accessory protein TnpB (TnpB, as the term is used for proteins encoded by IS66 family insertion elements, is considered an accessory protein, since TnpC, encoded by a neighboring gene, is a DDE family transposase.): MIPSNVKVFLASHPIDFRKGPDSLLSLVRDAGSDPFSGSLYVFRAKRADRIKIVWWDGSGVCLYAKRLEKAQFCWPRIGHSRVQLNHAQLLALVDGMDWKRVRFTPVKPPEIVG, encoded by the coding sequence ATGATCCCGTCGAACGTAAAGGTCTTTCTCGCGAGCCATCCAATAGACTTCCGCAAGGGGCCAGATAGCTTGCTATCGCTGGTTCGAGATGCCGGCAGCGATCCGTTCAGCGGATCTCTCTATGTCTTCCGGGCGAAGCGAGCGGACCGGATCAAGATTGTATGGTGGGATGGATCCGGGGTTTGCCTTTATGCCAAGCGGTTGGAAAAAGCGCAGTTCTGCTGGCCGCGCATTGGCCACAGCCGGGTCCAGCTCAACCATGCCCAGCTCTTGGCATTGGTCGATGGAATGGACTGGAAGCGGGTTCGCTTTACGCCCGTCAAACCGCCTGAGATTGTTGGGTAA
- a CDS encoding thermonuclease family protein, producing the protein MVWLMGATHLLTDIEVAYFRSRIDDVLQSGLPTDWQRGFLVDMRSKIDRYGTRTRLSEKQMSTLKRLTALKSDADLRLVVSNVPERRRYRRRTRYWGLSRSEQKLLIIGAVMVVMMSATVVKHAEDYVGGWFPAVSTTTSEARNFSITDGDTIKMNDGTRVRLVGFNTPEKFEPLCDRERALGVKAGMRLVELVSSGKSTVTKVACSCKPGTEGTDKCNYGRSCGILRVNGRDVGQTLISEGLAVPFVCGAGGCPPTPRPWCG; encoded by the coding sequence ATGGTGTGGCTGATGGGGGCTACACATTTGCTGACAGATATTGAGGTCGCGTATTTCCGCAGCCGCATCGATGACGTCCTCCAGAGTGGACTACCAACGGATTGGCAGCGCGGCTTCCTTGTTGACATGCGGTCGAAGATCGATCGTTACGGCACGCGAACGCGGCTATCAGAAAAGCAAATGTCGACGCTGAAGCGGCTGACAGCGCTCAAGAGCGATGCCGATCTAAGACTGGTTGTCAGCAACGTCCCGGAACGGCGGAGATATCGACGTCGAACACGATATTGGGGACTCAGCCGCAGCGAGCAGAAATTGCTGATCATCGGTGCGGTTATGGTCGTCATGATGAGCGCGACAGTCGTTAAACACGCTGAAGATTATGTCGGCGGTTGGTTCCCGGCGGTGTCGACAACAACTTCTGAGGCAAGGAATTTTTCGATCACCGATGGCGATACGATCAAAATGAATGATGGTACCCGCGTGCGGCTCGTTGGCTTCAATACGCCCGAAAAATTCGAACCGCTTTGCGATCGTGAGAGGGCGCTTGGCGTCAAAGCAGGTATGAGATTGGTAGAATTGGTTTCATCGGGAAAATCAACGGTGACCAAAGTTGCTTGCTCTTGCAAGCCAGGCACAGAAGGGACTGACAAATGCAATTACGGTCGGAGCTGCGGCATTTTACGTGTTAATGGACGTGATGTCGGCCAGACGCTTATATCCGAGGGCTTGGCCGTGCCGTTTGTCTGCGGTGCTGGCGGATGTCCGCCAACACCAAGGCCATGGTGCGGATGA
- a CDS encoding MBL fold metallo-hydrolase, with the protein MRQRIHERVQHPVGQGFFHSGLVHGEGGTVRYVVDCGSMKKYETARKSRIRAYIRDVKKHSRKSRLDILFITHLHVDHVSGIEQLLDARSGLQVDTIVMPLLDDIDRLIAFARSYAEDRASADTEFYRTFVTQPSSAFSRFNPRQVIFFRAGDGDGGTPGGADSPLAPIDYDLPGGLKTERSWTFARRGDIPTSSAENLETVNDAGLVVLPDTVAAAVNYEHGHWLLAPFVDPGISQDRPKFLKALAEERGLSVPKMKSWLRERGNLEDLLTTGTADLIAAYHSLTRDLNVTSLCLYSGPAHPFPAHEIWTGRDEDHSADWGWGFGKSAWMGTGDAALASQVRRKAFLKHYGPLLSNVGTFTLPHHGSVQNFHPELVRRIKPRLCVAAADRYSNWSHPGAHVVQSVCSLGSAVHVATSEMPSRLFECVDRWKV; encoded by the coding sequence ATGCGTCAGAGAATTCACGAGCGCGTCCAACATCCTGTTGGACAAGGCTTTTTTCATAGCGGTCTTGTGCATGGCGAGGGTGGAACCGTTCGCTACGTCGTGGACTGTGGTTCCATGAAAAAATATGAAACTGCAAGGAAGTCGAGAATACGAGCGTATATTAGAGATGTAAAAAAGCATTCACGAAAGTCGCGACTCGACATTCTCTTTATAACCCACCTTCACGTCGATCACGTCAGCGGGATTGAGCAGCTTCTTGACGCCCGAAGCGGCCTTCAGGTGGACACTATTGTCATGCCATTGCTTGACGATATCGACCGGCTGATAGCGTTTGCCCGAAGCTACGCGGAAGACAGAGCCTCTGCGGACACAGAGTTTTATCGTACTTTTGTTACCCAGCCGAGTTCGGCCTTTTCTCGGTTCAACCCCCGTCAGGTCATATTCTTTCGGGCTGGAGATGGCGACGGAGGCACACCTGGAGGTGCGGATTCACCGCTAGCTCCGATTGACTATGATTTGCCTGGCGGTCTTAAAACAGAGCGTTCGTGGACGTTTGCTAGACGCGGCGATATCCCCACCTCTTCGGCTGAAAACTTGGAAACCGTCAACGATGCAGGCTTGGTCGTCCTTCCCGATACAGTTGCGGCAGCCGTTAATTACGAGCACGGTCATTGGCTGCTCGCTCCGTTCGTTGACCCCGGTATTTCCCAAGACAGACCGAAGTTTCTCAAGGCACTTGCCGAAGAGAGAGGCCTGTCGGTGCCCAAAATGAAATCATGGCTCAGAGAGCGAGGCAATTTAGAAGATTTGCTGACAACCGGCACCGCCGATTTGATTGCTGCATATCACTCGTTAACAAGAGATCTGAACGTCACGTCACTCTGCCTCTATTCTGGACCAGCCCATCCGTTTCCGGCGCACGAGATATGGACTGGGAGAGATGAGGATCACTCAGCAGATTGGGGCTGGGGGTTCGGAAAGAGCGCCTGGATGGGAACGGGCGATGCTGCATTAGCTTCACAAGTACGTCGCAAGGCGTTCCTCAAGCATTACGGCCCCCTCCTCAGCAACGTTGGTACATTTACGCTCCCCCATCACGGCTCTGTCCAAAACTTTCACCCTGAACTGGTGCGACGAATAAAACCCCGCCTATGTGTTGCGGCTGCTGATCGGTATTCGAATTGGTCTCACCCCGGAGCGCACGTCGTCCAGTCGGTTTGTTCGCTGGGATCTGCAGTTCACGTGGCCACCTCGGAAATGCCTTCGCGACTCTTCGAATGCGTAGATCGCTGGAAAGTATAG